In the genome of Brachypodium distachyon strain Bd21 chromosome 3, Brachypodium_distachyon_v3.0, whole genome shotgun sequence, the window AATTCTCCCGGCCGTGTTTTGCTACTCAGAGACAATTCTGTCTTTGCATGCAACTGCGACCTGCGTGTACGCGATAGCCAGATTTGACACAGTTAAACTGAGACGATGCAGGATTTCCATTCCAACAGTTATAATATAGCTGCCACAAAACATCGCGCATTCCACACCTCGCTTTACAAatccaaagtccaaacaacATCTGACTGAGAGCACTACAGATCATAGGATggccaacaaaaaatataagcCCCGACTGATCACAACTGCTGCTAATTCACACGAGTTAATTATAGGCTGCAGAGACAAACAACAAAATCACCAAACCGAGGGCGAGTACTATAGTACGACGCTACATGATGCAACAGCCGTTtgggtcgccgccggccgccgggtaCTCGTGGTGCACGACGGTGCTGCCGCCGTAGTAGGGCGTCGGCGGATAGTACCCGTACGACGGCCGCTGCTGGTGGCTGTAGTACTCTGAGTAGCTGGCCGCAGCGGGGTAACTGCTACCGAACTGGCCGTAGGTGGTGACGGCGTCGCCACGCGGGCCGCCGGCCTGGGCCGAATGGTAGTCGCGGCCCGCCTGCAGGGTCCGCAGCTCGACGATGTCGGCGTGGCCCACCTTCCGCCGCAGCCTGCTGGTCAGGTAGTTGGagtccacgccgtcgccgatCACGCGCAGCAGGTTCCGCCCTTCCCCGGCCAGAGTCACGGACTCCACTCCTGAAACGTCCGTATATAAACACATTGAGCGAATTGCAGAGTGATCTCGGTGAGAAAACAGAGGAACTCAAAGGAAACTGATCCCGGTTCCCGAGATGCGCACCGTCGATTGCCGCCGCGATCTTCATGGCCTTGGAGTTCTGGCCCTTCTCCGAGCCCGCCTGCATCCTGATCACCATCT includes:
- the LOC100844997 gene encoding uncharacterized protein LOC100844997; this translates as MRTEMVIRMQAGSEKGQNSKAMKIAAAIDGVESVTLAGEGRNLLRVIGDGVDSNYLTSRLRRKVGHADIVELRTLQAGRDYHSAQAGGPRGDAVTTYGQFGSSYPAAASYSEYYSHQQRPSYGYYPPTPYYGGSTVVHHEYPAAGGDPNGCCIM